Proteins encoded in a region of the Zea mays cultivar B73 chromosome 2, Zm-B73-REFERENCE-NAM-5.0, whole genome shotgun sequence genome:
- the LOC103647880 gene encoding LOW QUALITY PROTEIN: cold-regulated 413 inner membrane protein 2, chloroplastic (The sequence of the model RefSeq protein was modified relative to this genomic sequence to represent the inferred CDS: inserted 1 base in 1 codon) yields the protein MSISMRLAIPAPAVTDAAPTRLRVRVAATGNDGSLPVARAAVQAETGALRGCASLPSKPLGAAQPCRSRGXAVVCHSSAHLSVRTIQWISARTIAVLLVAKGTAIHKSFLVPFFALQTPCCIISWIKGDYGQWTAFLSLLVRLFFFIPGELELPLSTMLLVSVAPYQFMDLRGTQGGVVMSLVIAAYLAFQHFTRVGGPGKAFEQGSIVATLAIICIMIVPLMLLF from the exons ATGTCCATCTCTATGCGGCTCGCGATCCCTGCTCCTGCCGTCACCGACGCCGCGCCGACACGGCTGAGGGTGCGAGTGGCAGCGACGGGGAACGACGGCTCTCTCCCCGTCGCGCGCGCCGCCGTGCAGGCGGAGACGGGCGCGCTCAg GGGATGCGCCTCGCTGCCATCGAAGCCGCTGGGAGCGGCCCAGCCGTGCCGGAGCAGGG GCGCCGTCGTGTGTCACTCGTCGGCGCACCTCAGCGTGCGCACCATCCAGTGGATCTCCGCCAGAACCATCGC AGTGCTATTAGTTGCTAAAGGCACTGCCATACACAAATCTTTCCTTGTGCCATTTTTTGCTCTTCAGACACCTTGCTGCATAATCTCATGGATCAA GGGTGACTATGGTCAGTGGACTGCTTTTCTTTCTCTGTTGGTGCGTCTATTCTTCTTCATTCCAG GTGAACTGGAGCTTCCACTGTCAACAATGCTGCTTGTGAGTGTTGCTCCTTACCAATTCATGGATCTGAG GGGAACTCAAGGTGGTGTCGTAATGTCACTGGTCATAGCTGCGTATCTCGCCTTCCAGCACTTCACTAGGGTGGGCGGCCCAGGCAAAGCCTTCGAGCAAGGATCCATTGTTGCGACCTTGGCCATCATTTGCATCATGATTGTGCCCTTGATGTTGCTATTCTGA